From Micromonospora echinaurantiaca:
GTTTCCTGAACGGCCGGGCCGGCGGTGGCGCGGTCGGCGGCGACCTGGGTCAGTGGTGATGCGGTGTGTAGGCATGGCCTCGGCCGTGCGCGATCAGCCACCGGTTGACCGGAAGCGTGACGATGAACGCCACTATCAGCGCGCTGCCCAGCGAGAGCCAGAAGAGGGGACTTCCGAGTCCGGCGCTGACCGCACCGGGTATGAGTACCAGGACGACATTCTCCACGGACACCATCACGGTGATCGAGACCGTCTCGGCGGCAAGTGCGACCCGGGTCGCCTGGCCGAGGGTGAGGCCGGCCTTCATCACCCGGCGGGCTGCCAGCGCGTACCCGAAGAGGACCGCCAATGCGACCGACAGCACGATCCGCGGTGTGTCGTCCAAGTCGATCAACGTTCCGATCGCCATGCCAAGGATCTCGCCGATGGCACAGCCGGTGAGGCAGTGCAGGGTGGCGGCGAGCGCCATCTGCCACGCGGCGTGCGCTGCCGCGTAACCAACAGGTTCGTTCACAATTGTTCCGTTCTTGTCGTGGTTGAGGGGGACTGGACGCGGGTGGGTGTCGCTGCGGATGGCGGCCGCACGGGCCCTGGTGTGGTCAGAGGTCGCCGAGGTCACCGCCCTACGGACGTTCCTCCCCACGAGGTGGTCGTGACGGAACTCGGCCTTCGCCAAGATCCAGCCCGACCGTATGCCGCGCGCCGTGCTCAATCAGTGCGCAGACTGTGACTGAGCCCGAGATCGCCCGACGAAACGGGACAGAAGCGCGCGACCGAATACAGCGCGGATCCGCCGACTCGTTTCTGGGAGCGGCGACTCGCGGTCACCCCGGCAGCCGAGGGCGTCTCCACTTCACGAGAGCTTGGCTCCAACCGCTTCCGCGTCGGGATGCTCGAGGTCGGTGAGGATCTCCAGGGCCGACCGCCAGGCGTGACGCGCTGCCAGGAGGTCACCCGAGGCGTGCTGGACGTCTCCGAGCCGATTGAGGCTGACCGCCTCGGGATAGCGGTCGCCGGTCTCTCGCCGCAGCCGGATCGCCTCTTGGTAGGCGACGATGGACTCCTGGTGAAGCCCGAGCCGGTGAAGCGCGAGACCGATGGTGTCCCGGGTGGCGGCCTCGCTACGCGCGTCGCCCGACACGTTCAGCAGATCAAGAGCCTCCTCGGCACGGGCCAGACCACCGGCGGCGTCCCCGAGCAGCAGGCAGGTCCAGCCGATTTCGTTCAGGCAGTTCGCTTCCCCGACACGGTCACCGACCGACCGGTAGAGCTCCAGCGCCTGGCGTTTCAGGGCACGTGACTCCTCGTGCCGGCCACACCGGTTCAACTCGTAGCTGAGGTTCCGCAGCGTCGTCGCCTTGCTCACCTGGTCGCCGAGCTCCGCGTACACCTCGATCGCTCGGTTCAGGTGCGCATGCGCCTCGTCATGCCGGTCCAACCTGCTCGCGGCAATCCCCACCAGCCGATGGCTCAACGCCTGCGCCGCCCGGTCGCCAAGCCGCTCGGCGGCGGCCAACGCAGCAGACTGCGTGTCAAACCACTCCTGCCAACGGCCCTGCCGGTCGAGGAACTCGCCCACCGACAGCGCCAGCGGCAAGGCGTGCGCGTCGAACCCAGCGCGTCGCGCGGCCTCGACGGCCGCGAGCAGGGCCGGGCGTTCCCCGGCCAGCCAGGCGACTGCGGCCGCCGCGCTGTCAAGCGGCGTCTCCGGTACGCCGGACAGCGGTGTGGGCAAGGTCAACTCGTACCGGCGGGGCGGCGCCAGCAGCCTATACGCGGTGTGGCAGGTCTGCAGATAGTAGTCGAGCAGCCGGTGCAGGGCCGCCCGGCGGTCCTCCTCGGACTCAGTCACTTCGGCGAGTTCCGCCGCGTACGCGTGCAGCAGGTCGTGCAAGACGTAGCGGCCCGGCGCGGGCTGTAGAACGAGGTTGGCGCGGTGTAGGCCCGCCAGCGCAACCTGAACACCCCCGACGGGCCGGCCGGCAAGCGCCGCGATCGCCCCCACTCCCACGTCCGTGCCACCGCCCGGATGCAACGCGAGCAAGCGGAACAGCCGCGCGGCATCGTCGCTGAGCGCATGATACGACCAGGAGAAGGCCGCTCGGGCATCGGTGGCGGCGGCCGGACCGGCGAACGCCTCGAGGCTTCCCCGCGCTCGCCGTAACTCGTTGGCGATGGCGGAGAGCGGAAACGCTCGGTTCACGGCAGCCTGTGCGGCGACTGTGGCCAGTGCCAGTGGCAACCGCGCCGACCGCGCGACAATTTCGTCGACCGCCTCCGGTTCGGCAGCCACCCGATCGGCGCCGACGCGACGCGCCAGCATGTCTCGAGCGTCCTCGGCCGACAGCAGGTCGAGGGTGAGCGGATGAGCGCCCTGAGTAGCGACGAGTTCGCCCAGGTCGTTCCGGCTGGTGACGAGTACCAGTGAACCGGGGGTCCCGGGGAGCAGCGGGATGACCTGCTCCGCATTCCGCGCGTTGTCGAGCAGGATCAGCATCCGACGGCCGGCCAGATGGCTTCGGTACAACGCGGCAGCCTCGTGCAGGTCGGCCGGGACGCGCGCGGCGGGCACTCCCAGGGCGTCCAGAAAATTGCGCAGGGCATCACCGGGAGCGACCGTCGACCCGATCGGACCGAATCCCCGCAGGTTCGCATAAAGCTGTCCGTCGGGGAATCGGACGGCGAGTTGGTGGGCCAGGTGCACCGCCAGCGTCGTCTTGCCGATTCCCGCCATGCCGGAGATCACGTGGATCACCAGCGACGGGAACGCCGTCGACTCGGCGGCGGTGAGCACTCCCAAGAGCTCGGCGATCGCTGCCCGTCGGCCGGTGAAGGTGGGCAGGTCGGCGGGGAGTTGTGCGGGAGCGGGGCGGTCCCGGCCCGACCATCGCCGCAGCGGCTCCGCCGGCGCTGCACCGTCGTGACCGCGCAGCACGGAGGTGTGCGCGGCGGCCAACTCGGGGCCGGGTTCGACGCCCAACTCCTCGGCCAAACGGATGCGCACCGACTGAAAGGCGCTGAGGGCCTCTGCCTGACGGCCGGACGCCGCCAGCACGAGCATCAACCGTGCCAGTACCGACTCGTCGAGCGGATGAGCGTCCGCAGCCCTCCGCAGCAGCGGCTCCATCGGCTCGGGTACGTGGACGGCGAGCGCGACGTCGGTGGCGTGCCGTACGGTGCGCAGTACCTCGCGGTCCAGCGCCGCGAACAGTGGTCGGCTCCGCACCTCAGCCGCAATGCCGGCGGCGGCCGGGCCCTGCCACAGGTGCAACGCCTCGACGAACAGAGCAAGCTTCAGTTCCGGTTGCTTCTCGCCCTCAGCCTGCGCCACCAGCTCCCGAAAGCACAGCAGGTCCAGGCTCGCCGCGTCGGTGGCGAGCCGGTAGCCTCTGCCGGCCCTCACCAGGAGTCGCCCTCTTGAACCCTCGGGCCGGTCAGGTTGCATTACCCGCCGAAGTCGCCCGATGTACCGCTGGACAATGTTCACCGCGCTAGCTGGCGGCGCATCGGCCCACAAGGCGTCGACCATCTCGCTCAGGCTCACCGGCCGGCCCGCGTGCGCCAGCAGCACGGCGAAGAGGGCGCGCTGCTGTGGTGGCCCCAGGTCCAGCTCCGTGTCGTTCCGCCAACCCCGCACCGGGCCCAGCACGGTGAAACGGTTCGTTCCCTGGTGCACGTGCTCTGAAGGCCCCGACCCGTCCCTGCCGTTCCGCAGGGAAGGCCATGGGAACGCCCTTCCTTCCCCCGCCCTCTCACCCACCATCACCTGCGCTGGAGGGTCAACGGACCCGGCCAGCCCGTGCCGGCGGAGCACCTCCGACTCCCGCAGCCGACCGACAAAGCCACTAACCCCACGCGGCAGCTCACCCACCCGGGGGCGCCCGCCCCTGTTCTCCAACCGCCCCGAACGCGCCAGCTCGACGAGAACAGCACGGTCACCGTCACCCAGCCGCAGCGCGTCAGCCAGCGCCGCCAACGTCCGCGCCTGTGGGGCATGACTGCGCCCCCGCTCCATGTCACTGATCGCCCGCCCGCTCACCCCGGACGCCTCGGACAATTCCTCGATCGTCATGCCCGCCGAGCGCCGCAACGTCCGCAACCGCCGGCCGAACGACAAACCAGTCACCACACCTCCCCGACAGCGCCGACCGCAGTCCACGCCAGCTCGGCGCGTCGGAAGCGAGTCACCGGTGACCGTGATCCCCTCCGGCGGTAGAGCGCTCCCAGAACGGTAGTAGCGGCGGTCGGCTCCTGTCATGTACCTGCGCGCACAGAAGCTTGGTCAAGCCGGCATGGCCTGATGAACAGCCGGCCGGTCATTGTCTCCGGGAGCACCGCGTGCCACCGTTGCAGCACCGAACGACAAGCGCGGTGGTGATGAGGAATGACGTCCCAACAACTGGCAACAGCAATCAGTACGGCGGAGTTGCCACCCCGGCACCGCGCCGAGGCTGTTCGCGCCCTGGTCTGGGAGTCCGTCATCCAGGTCGAGATCGACCACCATCTCCCGCCGGAACGCATCGGCGTCAATCTGCGTCTCGGCAGCCTGGGTTCACTGGATGTCTGCTCGGTGCGGGCGACATCGACCACCGTACGACGCACGGAGCGGCTGGCGCGCCGCGACGACGACCCGGCGATCTTCCTCGGGCTGCAGATGTCGGGGACCAGCCTGGTTGTACAGGACGGGCGGGAAGCGCTGCTCCGGCCGGGCGACTTCGCCATCTACGACACGGCCAGCGCCTACAGCCTGCTGTTCCTCGACGGCATGGACGCGGTCTTCTTCCGCATCCCCCGTACCACGCTGGGAATTTCTGCGCGCCGGTTGCGCGACGCCACCGCGGTCACACTCGGTTCGGGCAACGCTGTGGCCGAGGTGACCTCGGCATACCTGACCCGGCTTGCCGTCACCGAGGCCTTGCCGTACAGCCGGCACCTGGTTCTGATGGCCGAGCCGACGATCGATCTGATCCGCGCGTCCGTCGCCGCCCGTCTGGACGACCGTGACCTGTTCGGTGAGGCGGCCACCGGCACCTTGCCGTACCAGATCATGAGTTACCTGAGGGCGAACCTGGCCGACCGGGAGTTGACCCCGGCGGCCGTAGCCGCAGCGCATCACATCTCTGTGCGTTACCTCTATCAAATCCTAGGCCGGCAGGGTGTCCGGTTCGGCGAGTGGGTGCGCCACAACCGGCTTGAGGAAGCCCGCAAGGACCTGGCGAACCCGGCCTATCGGTCGTTGACTATCTCAGCGATCGGCCGCCGGTGGGGCTTCACCGACTCCACCCACTTCAGCAAAGCGTTCAAGCAGGACTACGGAATGTCGCCGCGCGACTGGCGGGCGCACCACCACGAGTCTCTCCAGCCTGGTGAGGTTCCCCGGTAGCTCGTAGGCCGCGCGCGGCAGTTGGGTGTGCATCACGAGGCGTTGCGAACCTGAATCCGCCAGGACGAGGCTGACCGGGGCCAGCGTGACGACCGGCTGCCACCTCGGGAGCAGGGCTTCGGCGGCAGCGTGCGGACGTTGCGTCGCAAGCGTCGACATCGGGCGGTGCGGCCGGACGGGTCACCATGCGCGACACGGGACTGCCGCGGCCGTCACAGGGTTCGCCGTACCCCCGCCCTCCGTTCCAGATTGCGGAGCTGCACCGCGAGGTTGCCCTCGACGGCGGCGTGGGCGGGTCCGGTGCGACCGATCGGCAGGATCTGTTCGTCCTTCATGTCCTCGAGCATCAGTGCGTACGCGGCGTAGAGGCAGAAGCCTGCGAGCAGGAGCCCAAGCGCTCCCGCGACGTGGCCGAGCCAGGCCACGCCGGTCAGCCCGTAGATTCCGGCCACCAGATGGCGGGGCGTGGCGATCAGCAGTACGAACCAGAGCGCACGTTTCGGCATGGTGACCGTCACCATGAGACCGGCGAAGGCGGCTAGAGAGAGGTTGAGGACGCCCAGGACCTTCATCCCGCCGGATGCGTCCGTGGCCAGGACGAGAGAGGTGGCGAGCCAACTGCCGGCGAAGACGGCCATCAGGGTGGCCGCGACCACATCCCGGGCGCCGAAGGCGAGGACGCTCACGACCAGTTGAAGTGCGAACGCAGGTAGGATCGTGAGGGCAACCGCGCGCTCGTCGGTGGCGTCGAACAAACCCAGCTGCAGGAGGCTGGCGATCGCGGAGGCGATCGCGATCGTGTAGAAGCCGAGCGGCATGGGAGAAGCGATCGGCCTGAGGTTGATCCGCGTCATGGGTCGTAGATCGGGCTCGAAGTGGCGTGCCACGGCCGGTCTCTTGCCGTCTTCCGCGGTCTGGGCATCACTGGATGTGGAACTCATCTGTTGCAACCTCCAGAGTTGGATCGGCGACGTGTCGGGCCGGTGCGCCGCGGCGGCGTCAGGTGGCCGTCATGGCGTCGAAAGCGTGGGCCACCGTCGGCTTCGTGCCCTCCTTGAGCAGCGCGCGGGCCACCTGCTCCGCGCGGCGGTCGTCCGCGGTGAGCCGGTCGCGGTGCTGGGCGAGGTGGTCGTTCCAGGTGACGACCACGTAGTGTTCGATGAGCCGTTCCGGATCGGAGCTGTCGCGGTAGAGCCCCCAGGTGACGGCGCCGGTGCGGCGTCGCGACCGGGCGACGGCCGTCATGGCGGCGATGAAGCGATCGATGTCGCCCGTAGCGACGCGGTACTCGACGGTGACGAGGACCGGGCCGCCGTGGGGCTGTGGATCGAGGACGGACACCGGCTCTGGCCAGTGGCTGGAGGGGTTCGTGTCGGCGCTGCCACCCGGTAGGGGCCACCAGCGGACGCTGGCGGCGCCGAGCAGGAGCGCCACGCTGGATGTGAGCAGGGCGGGAGCGAGGCCCCACCGGTCGGCGAGCAGACCCCACACGGGCGCGGCGAGCGCCATTCCGCCCTGGAAGACGACCAGGTACACGGCCAGGCCTCTCGCCCGCACCCATGCCGGCAGCCGTGTCTGCATGGTGGCGCTGAGCAGCGACACCACGAGGATCCAGGCGAGTCCCGCCGCCGGTAAAAGCAGGACGGCCGCCCAGACGGTGCGCGTGAGGGTGAGCAGGGTAAGGACGGACGCAGCGGCGAGGCCGGCGAACGCCAGTGATCGGCCCGCTCCCCACACACGGCGCATCGACGGCAGCAACACCGCACCGACCACCGCCCCCGCACCCACCGCACCGAGCAGCAACCCGTAGCCCGACGCGCCGAGGCCCAACGAACGACTCGCGACGAGTGGCAGGAGAGCCCACAGGGCGGACGCCGCGGGGACGAACAGCAGGCAGCGCCACAGCACCCCTCGGATGTCCGGGGAGTGCCACACGTAGCGGCGACCCGCGTCCAGGGCGGTCAACAGCCGCTGGTCGCCGGACGGGGTCTCCCGGGGGCCCGGCGGCCGATGCCAGGCGGCGAGCACGGCCACGGTACCGAGGTAGGACAGGGCGTTGATCGTGAAGACCCATCCGGTTCCGGTGAGGGACAGCAGCAGGCCGCCGAGTGCGGGACCGACCGCGCGCGCGAGGTTCATGCTGACCGCGCCCAGGGCGGCGGCCTGCGGCAGGGACGGGCGATCGACCAGTTCCGGCTGGATGGCCTGCCAGGCCGGGCCCATGAGGGCGGAGCCGCAGCCGGTCAGGAACAACAGGGTCAGCAGGGAGGCCGGTTGTAGCACGTCGGCGAAGGCGAGGCCCGCAAGCACCGCGGAACACCCGAGCATGGCGTACTGCGCGGTGATGAGCAGCCGTCTACGGTCCAGTTGATCTGCCAGCACTCCGGCCGGAAAGGCGAGCAGGAGCAGCGGCAGACTGGCCGAAGTCTGGACGAGGGAGACGAGCACCGGCGATCGGCCGACCAGTTCCCACTGGGCGGCGACTGTCGACATCCAGGTGCCGATGTTGGACACGAACTGGGCGATCCACAGGGCGCGGAAGACCGGTGCGGCGAAGGGCTTCCAGGCCTCCCCGCGTCCCTCGTGGGCGCCGCGACGGGACGTCGTACGCGAGGGCGCAGTCTCCGTCACCGGTGTCTCCAGGACCGGGAGCCGTGATCTTCCCGGCCAGGGCGCCCCGAGGACAACACGAGACGGGCGAGCAGACCGCTACCAAGCCCCAGCGTGACCGCCGCGAGGGCACTCCACGCCGGCCAGGGGGTGAGGCCGGCCACCTCGTCAAGC
This genomic window contains:
- a CDS encoding DUF4396 domain-containing protein — encoded protein: MTSATSDHTRARAAAIRSDTHPRPVPLNHDKNGTIVNEPVGYAAAHAAWQMALAATLHCLTGCAIGEILGMAIGTLIDLDDTPRIVLSVALAVLFGYALAARRVMKAGLTLGQATRVALAAETVSITVMVSVENVVLVLIPGAVSAGLGSPLFWLSLGSALIVAFIVTLPVNRWLIAHGRGHAYTPHHH
- a CDS encoding AfsR/SARP family transcriptional regulator encodes the protein MLGPVRGWRNDTELDLGPPQQRALFAVLLAHAGRPVSLSEMVDALWADAPPASAVNIVQRYIGRLRRVMQPDRPEGSRGRLLVRAGRGYRLATDAASLDLLCFRELVAQAEGEKQPELKLALFVEALHLWQGPAAAGIAAEVRSRPLFAALDREVLRTVRHATDVALAVHVPEPMEPLLRRAADAHPLDESVLARLMLVLAASGRQAEALSAFQSVRIRLAEELGVEPGPELAAAHTSVLRGHDGAAPAEPLRRWSGRDRPAPAQLPADLPTFTGRRAAIAELLGVLTAAESTAFPSLVIHVISGMAGIGKTTLAVHLAHQLAVRFPDGQLYANLRGFGPIGSTVAPGDALRNFLDALGVPAARVPADLHEAAALYRSHLAGRRMLILLDNARNAEQVIPLLPGTPGSLVLVTSRNDLGELVATQGAHPLTLDLLSAEDARDMLARRVGADRVAAEPEAVDEIVARSARLPLALATVAAQAAVNRAFPLSAIANELRRARGSLEAFAGPAAATDARAAFSWSYHALSDDAARLFRLLALHPGGGTDVGVGAIAALAGRPVGGVQVALAGLHRANLVLQPAPGRYVLHDLLHAYAAELAEVTESEEDRRAALHRLLDYYLQTCHTAYRLLAPPRRYELTLPTPLSGVPETPLDSAAAAVAWLAGERPALLAAVEAARRAGFDAHALPLALSVGEFLDRQGRWQEWFDTQSAALAAAERLGDRAAQALSHRLVGIAASRLDRHDEAHAHLNRAIEVYAELGDQVSKATTLRNLSYELNRCGRHEESRALKRQALELYRSVGDRVGEANCLNEIGWTCLLLGDAAGGLARAEEALDLLNVSGDARSEAATRDTIGLALHRLGLHQESIVAYQEAIRLRRETGDRYPEAVSLNRLGDVQHASGDLLAARHAWRSALEILTDLEHPDAEAVGAKLS
- a CDS encoding helix-turn-helix domain-containing protein; protein product: MTSQQLATAISTAELPPRHRAEAVRALVWESVIQVEIDHHLPPERIGVNLRLGSLGSLDVCSVRATSTTVRRTERLARRDDDPAIFLGLQMSGTSLVVQDGREALLRPGDFAIYDTASAYSLLFLDGMDAVFFRIPRTTLGISARRLRDATAVTLGSGNAVAEVTSAYLTRLAVTEALPYSRHLVLMAEPTIDLIRASVAARLDDRDLFGEAATGTLPYQIMSYLRANLADRELTPAAVAAAHHISVRYLYQILGRQGVRFGEWVRHNRLEEARKDLANPAYRSLTISAIGRRWGFTDSTHFSKAFKQDYGMSPRDWRAHHHESLQPGEVPR
- a CDS encoding MFS transporter, with the translated sequence MTETAPSRTTSRRGAHEGRGEAWKPFAAPVFRALWIAQFVSNIGTWMSTVAAQWELVGRSPVLVSLVQTSASLPLLLLAFPAGVLADQLDRRRLLITAQYAMLGCSAVLAGLAFADVLQPASLLTLLFLTGCGSALMGPAWQAIQPELVDRPSLPQAAALGAVSMNLARAVGPALGGLLLSLTGTGWVFTINALSYLGTVAVLAAWHRPPGPRETPSGDQRLLTALDAGRRYVWHSPDIRGVLWRCLLFVPAASALWALLPLVASRSLGLGASGYGLLLGAVGAGAVVGAVLLPSMRRVWGAGRSLAFAGLAAASVLTLLTLTRTVWAAVLLLPAAGLAWILVVSLLSATMQTRLPAWVRARGLAVYLVVFQGGMALAAPVWGLLADRWGLAPALLTSSVALLLGAASVRWWPLPGGSADTNPSSHWPEPVSVLDPQPHGGPVLVTVEYRVATGDIDRFIAAMTAVARSRRRTGAVTWGLYRDSSDPERLIEHYVVVTWNDHLAQHRDRLTADDRRAEQVARALLKEGTKPTVAHAFDAMTAT